Proteins co-encoded in one Candidatus Dormiibacterota bacterium genomic window:
- a CDS encoding response regulator transcription factor: MATILAVDKDTLQLEVLSHLLRQEGHKVHATAEPETALDLLQSQLIDLVVVEPVLPRHDGVRICQQMRQLNPYTPLLVLSERKEEDQIVRTLLAAADDYVVKPFSPRYLLARVTVLLRRSNLNRGGRWVDENLSIGEISLNLQQAQVLVSGHRIPLTQREFSLLYALMENAGRVLSRDQLTELAWDHFAGMPKTVDVYVQRLRKKLQPYLDGREYIQALRGFGYKFEMPQPHAAASR, encoded by the coding sequence GTGGCAACGATCCTGGCGGTTGACAAGGATACCCTCCAGCTCGAGGTGCTGAGCCACCTGCTCCGGCAGGAAGGCCACAAAGTCCACGCGACTGCTGAGCCGGAAACGGCCCTCGACCTGCTCCAGTCCCAGTTGATCGACCTGGTGGTCGTGGAACCGGTGCTGCCCCGCCACGACGGCGTCCGGATCTGCCAGCAGATGCGTCAGCTCAATCCCTACACCCCCCTGCTGGTCCTCTCCGAGCGCAAAGAAGAGGACCAGATCGTGCGCACGCTCCTGGCGGCGGCCGACGACTACGTGGTCAAGCCGTTCTCACCGCGCTACCTGCTGGCGCGGGTGACCGTCCTGCTGCGTCGGTCCAACCTCAACCGTGGCGGCCGCTGGGTGGACGAGAACCTCTCGATCGGCGAGATCTCACTCAATCTTCAGCAGGCTCAGGTTCTGGTTAGCGGTCACCGGATTCCGTTGACCCAACGGGAGTTCTCGCTGCTCTACGCGCTGATGGAGAATGCCGGCCGGGTTCTCAGCCGTGATCAGCTGACGGAGCTGGCTTGGGACCACTTCGCCGGGATGCCGAAGACGGTTGACGTGTATGTCCAGCGGCTGCGGAAGAAGCTCCAGCCGTATCTCGATGGGCGGGAGTACATCCAGGCGCTTCGTGGCTTCGGGTACAAGTTCGAGATGCCCCAACCGCACGCCGCCGCGTCGCGCTAG
- a CDS encoding transcription termination/antitermination NusG family protein: MWNVLHAAPNGEPQVCKFLGLHAIEAYAPQFPVPPRTKPGSVRDRHHRWVFPGYVFFKLEDGFTRWDLIRWAPGVRRMLQEDGAPGTVDDAIVDHVRQRLAERSLTPARPTFRHGQSVVIQSGPLRMVDAIFKRNLDAPARVQILVHILGRPPAVEVDPAILKATG; encoded by the coding sequence ATGTGGAATGTCCTTCACGCTGCGCCCAACGGCGAGCCGCAGGTCTGCAAATTCCTGGGCCTGCATGCGATCGAGGCGTACGCCCCTCAGTTCCCGGTGCCGCCGCGCACCAAGCCCGGTAGCGTCCGCGACCGGCACCACCGCTGGGTCTTTCCCGGTTACGTCTTCTTCAAGCTGGAAGACGGCTTCACCCGCTGGGACCTGATCCGCTGGGCGCCCGGCGTCCGCCGGATGCTTCAGGAGGACGGCGCGCCTGGAACGGTGGATGACGCCATCGTCGATCACGTCCGCCAGCGCCTGGCGGAGCGCTCGCTGACCCCCGCTCGCCCCACCTTCCGACACGGCCAATCGGTCGTCATCCAAAGCGGCCCGCTGCGGATGGTGGACGCCATCTTTAAGCGGAACCTGGACGCACCTGCACGGGTGCAGATCCTGGTCCACATCCTCGGGCGCCCGCCGGCGGTCGAGGTCGACCCGGCGATCCTGAAGGCGACCGGCTAG